GGTCTGGATGGGGAGACCTTGGCGAGCCACACCTTGGGGGCCGGAGCGGGGGAAGCGGGCCTCACGATGCGCAGCCGCTCGCTGCGGCCGGTGTCCGCCATCACGTTGACCGGCAAGGAAGTGGGCGGTTCCGAGCGCGATTCGCGCCGTCCGCAGCCCAGACCGGCCAGGATCAGGATCCCCATCGTGACGCGGAGGGCACGCCCCATGCAGACGAGGCTAGGAGGGGCTCACACTTCTTGTCCACCGCCACCCCTGGGCGTAGGCTCCTGTTCGACGAGAGTCAGCTGACTCCCGCCGCGGGACCTCTTAGACCGGGGGGCTGCATGGCGGTGAGAACGTCGCGCGAACGCGTTTGGGCCACGCTGCGCGGCGATGCAGTCGACAGGCCCGCGGTTTCCTTCTGGGGCCACTTCTACCACCGGGAGTCCTCGGCCCTCGAGCTCGTCGACGCCACCCTGGAGCACCAGCGCGAGTACGGCTGGGACTGGGTGAAGCTCAATCCTCGGAAGCACTACCACGTCGAGGACTGGGGCGTTCGCTACCGCTACCCGGGACGCGCGGACGAGAAGCCGGTGCTCGAGTCATGGCCCATCCATCAGCCGCCGGATTGGCGCAAGCTGACGCCGAAGAATCCGAAGCACAAAGCACTCGGAGAGCAGCTCGAGGCCGTGCGCCTCCTGCGCCAGCGACTGCCCGACGACGTTCCGATGATCGAGACGGTGTTCACGCCGCTCGCGATCCTGGCGGAGATGGTGGAGGAGCCGGGCGTGCTCAAGCTCCATATGCGCGAAGAGCCCGACGCCGTGCGCCAGGCGCTCGAAGTCGTGACCGCGACCTTCGAGCCGTTCGTCACCCAGGTGATCGCGCACGGCGCGGACGGAATCTATCTCGCCACCACCGACTGGGCCTCGAAGACCTGGATGACCGCGGACGAGTACCGCGAGTGGGCCCGGCCCTACGACCTGCGTCTGCTCGCGGCCGCGGCGGGCGCACCCTTCAACGTGCTGCACGTGTGCAAGCCTCGCAACCTGCTGTTCGACCTGTCCGACTATCCGGTGCAGGCCTTTTCGTACGACGCCACCGATCCCACCAATCCCACGCTCGACCAGGCGCTGTCGCGACTGCCGGGTGCTTTGATGGGAGGCATCTCGCACGAGGGCGCGCTGCAATCGGGAGTCGACGCTGTGACCGCGGAAGTGCGCCGCGGTTTCGAGCAGACCGGGGGCCGTCGCTGGCTGGTCGCCCCGGGATGTTCCATTCCCCCCCGTACCCCGGCTGCGAATCTGAAGGCGGCGCGTGCGGCGGTCGATGCCGTGTCGAGCGACCCGGCGGGATCGTCGCGCGCGTCACCCTCGAGGGCGATGCCGCCCTAGGAGGTCGCTGTGAAGGTCCTCGTCGTCTGTGCGCTCCTGTGTGTCGCCGCCCCTTCGGCGGCGCAGCCCAACCTCGACAAGGTTCCCACGCCGTCTCAGGGAACCGAGTCGGGCTCGCAGGCCATCCCGGTCGGTCAGTTGCGGGTGGCCGGCGTCGTCCACGTGGGTCAGTCCGCTCCGGATTTCACCGTGATGTCGAGCTCGGGACGTGAGCTGACCTTGTCGCGGCTCAAGGGCGACTGGCTGGTGCTGGTCTTCTCCGAGAATCGCGAAGACTTCGCCGCGCTGCGCGACATTCACGAGCGCCTGATCGAATCCGGGTCGTTCGTCTACGGCGTGTGCAAGGAGAAGCCGCAACGCCTGCGCACCTACGCCGAAGACGAGCGGCTGCCCTTCGAGCTGCTGGCCGATCCCACCGGCGAGATCTCGGCGCTCTACGGCTACTACGACCAGGAGCGCCGGGCCACGACGCGCGGGTTCGTGGTGCTCGATCGGCACAGCATGGTGCGCCTGGCGCTCCAGGGCCAGGCCCCTCCCGAGGAGATCGCCAGCCTCGCCCACTACACGATCACCGGCTACTAGAAGCGAGAATCGCGGGCGAGATTCAGCGGGCGCCAGGCAGTGTGGCGCCCGCCATGGGGATGGCGAGCGCGCGTGAGCACAGCCGCGCGTACTCCACATTCGGAAGGCTGCCACGCACCAGGCCGCACACCCGGCCGCGCGCATCGAGGATGAAACAACCGGGTGTGATCCGTTCGCCATCGACGACGTTGAACTGACCGGCGATCACTCCACGGGAGTCGGCGAGCACCGTGTACTGAAGGCCGAGACGCTTCACCAGCGACCGCGTCGCATTGGGCCGCGCGTCCACCACCGCCACCGGGATCACGCCCAGATCGAGGAGGGCCTCCCGCTGCTGCTGGAGCTTCTTCAGGTCCGCCTCGCGCGGCCCGAACACCAGCAGCACGGGACCCTGATCGAGCAGGTGATGGAGCCGCATGGAGCGCCCGCCGAATCCCTCGAAGGCGAAGTTGGGCGCGGGATCTCCCAGGCGAACGATCGATGCCGGCGGCTCGGGAATCCGCCCCGCCACGGAGCCGCTCGAATGCGCGCGCCGTTCGACGGACTGGGAGGCGTTGTGAGCGTCGATGCCGGGACCCATCCACAACAATGAGACGAGGCTCACCCAGGGCAGCCACATGAGGACTCTCTCCGCGTCTTTTGGGAAGGCCGCGGCGAGGTGCCGCAGCCGTCATGGTTATCGGCCGGAGATGCGGCGGAGTTGAGCTTCGTGACGCGTCAGCCGCGCACGCGGCCGGAGATCATGTCGCCCACGTGTCTCAGCGCACGATCGACGTCTTCCATCGAGAAAGGCTTGGCGATGATCAGGTCGACGCCGCGCGCCTGGGCGCTCCCTTCCTCGAGCTGTGAGCCCCATCCGGTGACGAGCACGATCGGGATCTCCGGCGCCTGCGCCTTGACGCGCCTCGCCACGTCCCAACCGTTCACTTCGGGCATGCCGAGATCGGAGAACACCACCTGGGGCGGGCGTCTCTGGAACTCGGCGAGCCCCGCCTCGCCGCCCAGCGCGAGCCGGACGTTCTGGCCGCGGTCGCGCAGCATGTCGGCGAGCACTTCGAGGACAGGCTCCTCGTCGTCGACGACCAGGATGCTCATGGCGGGAATGCCGGCCGATGACGGGTCTCCGCCACGCGAAGCCGCCACGGAGACCGGATTGCACGGGAAGCGCAGCGTGAACTCGGTGCCGAGGCCGGGCTGACTGTCGACCGTGATGCTGCCGTGATGGCGGGTGACGATGCCGTACGCCACGGAGAGACCGAGGCCCGTTCCCTTGACCGGCTTGGTGGTGAAGAAAGGGTCGAAGACGCGCACCTGGGT
The sequence above is a segment of the Candidatus Eisenbacteria bacterium genome. Coding sequences within it:
- a CDS encoding redoxin domain-containing protein, with amino-acid sequence MWLPWVSLVSLLWMGPGIDAHNASQSVERRAHSSGSVAGRIPEPPASIVRLGDPAPNFAFEGFGGRSMRLHHLLDQGPVLLVFGPREADLKKLQQQREALLDLGVIPVAVVDARPNATRSLVKRLGLQYTVLADSRGVIAGQFNVVDGERITPGCFILDARGRVCGLVRGSLPNVEYARLCSRALAIPMAGATLPGAR
- a CDS encoding peroxiredoxin family protein, with the protein product MKVLVVCALLCVAAPSAAQPNLDKVPTPSQGTESGSQAIPVGQLRVAGVVHVGQSAPDFTVMSSSGRELTLSRLKGDWLVLVFSENREDFAALRDIHERLIESGSFVYGVCKEKPQRLRTYAEDERLPFELLADPTGEISALYGYYDQERRATTRGFVVLDRHSMVRLALQGQAPPEEIASLAHYTITGY
- a CDS encoding uroporphyrinogen decarboxylase family protein; translated protein: MSTATPGRRLLFDESQLTPAAGPLRPGGCMAVRTSRERVWATLRGDAVDRPAVSFWGHFYHRESSALELVDATLEHQREYGWDWVKLNPRKHYHVEDWGVRYRYPGRADEKPVLESWPIHQPPDWRKLTPKNPKHKALGEQLEAVRLLRQRLPDDVPMIETVFTPLAILAEMVEEPGVLKLHMREEPDAVRQALEVVTATFEPFVTQVIAHGADGIYLATTDWASKTWMTADEYREWARPYDLRLLAAAAGAPFNVLHVCKPRNLLFDLSDYPVQAFSYDATDPTNPTLDQALSRLPGALMGGISHEGALQSGVDAVTAEVRRGFEQTGGRRWLVAPGCSIPPRTPAANLKAARAAVDAVSSDPAGSSRASPSRAMPP